A genomic segment from Paenibacillus sp. FSL K6-1096 encodes:
- a CDS encoding aminotransferase class I/II-fold pyridoxal phosphate-dependent enzyme translates to MNPLAGQLNDSIKAGNEHVYDMLSSLGKAIYFPKEGILSQSAEAAAHAKKYNATIGIATEHGMPMHLDVIQNKLSAFSPKDLYGYAPPAGKPELRSVWREKMIRENPSLEGKSISNPVVTNALTHGLSIVADLFAEPGDAVIYPDKNWENYELTFGIRRLTETVNYPLFNEDMSFNSEGLLDALLAQKERGKAIVLLNFPNNPTGYTPGLKEGEAIVAAIARAAEEGINVVVVSDDAYFGLFFEESLKESLFGKLANLHPRVLAVKIDGATKEEFVWGFRVGFITYASENKELLAALEQKTLGIIRATISSGAHPSQTFVLDALKSPEFAAQKEEKFQIMKGRANKVKALLDSGKYGDDVWTYYPFNSGYFMCLKLLTVPAEELRLHLIHTYGLGTIALGDSDLRIAFSCIEEDQLEELFDLVYAGIRDLEKA, encoded by the coding sequence ATGAATCCACTGGCTGGACAATTGAATGACAGCATTAAGGCAGGCAATGAACATGTGTACGATATGCTCTCTAGTCTTGGTAAAGCGATCTACTTCCCCAAAGAGGGAATCTTGAGCCAGTCCGCAGAAGCAGCGGCTCATGCCAAAAAGTATAATGCGACCATCGGGATTGCTACCGAGCACGGGATGCCGATGCATCTTGATGTGATTCAGAATAAGCTATCCGCCTTCAGCCCCAAGGACCTGTACGGTTACGCGCCTCCGGCGGGCAAGCCTGAGCTGCGCTCGGTCTGGCGGGAGAAGATGATCCGCGAGAATCCGTCGCTCGAAGGCAAGTCCATCAGCAATCCGGTGGTCACGAACGCGCTGACCCACGGGCTGAGCATCGTTGCCGATCTGTTCGCAGAGCCAGGGGACGCCGTCATCTATCCGGACAAAAACTGGGAGAACTACGAGCTGACCTTCGGCATCCGCCGTCTGACCGAGACGGTGAATTACCCGCTGTTCAACGAAGACATGAGCTTCAACAGCGAGGGGCTGCTGGATGCCCTGCTGGCGCAGAAGGAGCGCGGCAAGGCGATTGTGCTGCTGAACTTCCCGAACAACCCTACCGGCTATACACCAGGGCTTAAGGAAGGCGAAGCCATTGTCGCCGCCATTGCGCGCGCCGCAGAGGAAGGCATCAATGTGGTGGTGGTGAGCGATGATGCTTATTTCGGACTCTTTTTCGAGGAGTCGCTGAAGGAATCGCTGTTCGGCAAGCTGGCGAACCTGCATCCGCGCGTGCTGGCCGTTAAGATTGACGGAGCCACCAAAGAGGAATTCGTCTGGGGCTTCCGCGTCGGCTTCATCACTTACGCTTCGGAGAACAAGGAGCTGCTGGCCGCGCTGGAGCAGAAGACACTCGGCATTATCCGGGCAACCATCTCCAGCGGAGCGCATCCTTCGCAGACCTTCGTGCTGGACGCTCTGAAGTCGCCGGAATTCGCCGCCCAGAAGGAAGAGAAGTTCCAGATCATGAAGGGCCGGGCCAACAAGGTGAAGGCGCTGCTGGACAGCGGCAAATACGGCGATGACGTATGGACCTATTATCCGTTCAACTCCGGGTATTTCATGTGCCTGAAGCTGCTGACCGTGCCTGCTGAGGAGCTGCGGCTGCACCTGATCCACACCTACGGGCTGGGGACCATCGCTCTCGGCGACAGCGATCTGCGCATCGCCTTCTCCTGTATCGAGGAAGATCAGCTGGAAGAGCTGTTCGATCTGGTCTACGCGGGCATCCGCGATTTGGAGAAGGCCTGA
- a CDS encoding YjcZ family sporulation protein translates to MSEEVRGGYGYGPFTSTGAILVLFILLVIISRSLFV, encoded by the coding sequence ATGAGCGAAGAAGTTAGAGGCGGATATGGATACGGTCCTTTCACAAGTACAGGTGCTATCCTGGTTCTCTTCATCCTGCTGGTTATCATCAGCCGTTCACTGTTTGTCTAA
- a CDS encoding ABC transporter permease, with protein MDLKELRRQRRSRFTGSLIPYIGYIIQSGVAMVFLLVLIMFSAWYTALLRDIPAGLPIRWIMFVLLMPAAVHSSFRTYLQTPDTIFLLPQGHRMREYFAPSWVSGNVWKILRLAFVLITLWPLYIRTDVSPKGLLATLLVLVLVKLLASYGLWRETAMLSRPAAAGYTLLRWAVGGLMVFAWFWHPPVRALIFILILGAAYVAALAVPGRHAVAWERLIAMEKNQGTRALMVLGWFVDIPGREQRVYARRYLSKWGSGISWARDTAYRFLLTKSFARGDIFGIVLRIALLDLFLVWMTRDSYLASGIYLVFLFLMGVQLTALRKLHSESFWLTVYPLPEGSKGRETIRLVFRCHLVLALLTGLPFLLQLGERLVPVLGTFACGLLLAYLFRAAAVRREARADEDDL; from the coding sequence ATGGATTTGAAGGAGCTGCGCCGGCAGCGGCGCAGCCGGTTCACAGGCAGCCTGATCCCTTATATCGGATACATTATCCAGAGCGGGGTAGCCATGGTGTTCCTGCTGGTGCTGATTATGTTCTCCGCCTGGTACACGGCGCTGCTGCGCGATATTCCGGCCGGCCTGCCCATCCGCTGGATTATGTTCGTTCTGCTGATGCCTGCAGCGGTGCACAGCAGCTTCCGGACGTATCTGCAGACCCCGGATACGATCTTCCTGCTGCCGCAGGGCCACCGGATGAGAGAATATTTCGCTCCGTCCTGGGTAAGCGGCAATGTGTGGAAGATTCTGCGTCTGGCCTTTGTTCTCATTACATTATGGCCGCTGTACATACGCACTGATGTGTCGCCCAAGGGTCTGCTGGCCACCCTGCTGGTGCTGGTTCTGGTCAAGCTGCTCGCCAGCTACGGGCTATGGCGGGAGACAGCGATGCTCTCGCGGCCGGCTGCGGCAGGGTATACCCTGCTGCGCTGGGCGGTGGGCGGGCTGATGGTCTTCGCCTGGTTCTGGCACCCGCCGGTCCGCGCCCTGATCTTCATCCTGATTCTCGGGGCCGCCTATGTTGCGGCGCTGGCTGTACCCGGCCGTCACGCGGTAGCCTGGGAGCGCCTGATCGCGATGGAGAAGAATCAGGGGACCCGGGCGCTGATGGTCCTCGGCTGGTTCGTCGATATCCCCGGGCGCGAACAGCGGGTATATGCCCGGCGGTATCTGTCCAAGTGGGGCAGCGGCATAAGCTGGGCGCGGGATACGGCCTACCGGTTCCTCTTAACCAAAAGCTTCGCCCGCGGCGACATCTTCGGCATCGTTCTGCGGATTGCCCTGCTGGACCTGTTCCTGGTCTGGATGACCCGGGACAGCTATCTCGCCAGCGGCATTTATCTGGTCTTCCTCTTCCTGATGGGCGTTCAGCTGACGGCGCTGCGCAAGCTGCACAGCGAATCCTTCTGGCTGACGGTGTACCCGCTGCCGGAAGGCAGCAAGGGCCGGGAGACGATCCGGTTGGTGTTCCGGTGCCACCTGGTGCTGGCCCTGCTGACCGGGCTGCCCTTCCTGCTTCAGCTTGGAGAGCGGCTGGTGCCGGTCCTTGGAACCTTCGCCTGCGGGCTTCTGCTGGCGTATCTGTTCAGAGCCGCAGCCGTCCGCAGGGAAGCGCGTGCGGATGAGGACGACCTGTAA
- a CDS encoding ABC transporter ATP-binding protein, translating into MSTAPVLEITGLSGGYSLNKPVLHDIGLQVQPGEMVGLIGLNGAGKSTTMKHILGLMSPHKGEITVQGKTRSSDPESYHSALSFVPESPLLYEEMTVREHVEFTARAYGVDRSDYESRTVQLAALFNMEDKMDTLSSHLSKGMKQKVMIMCAFVARPALYVIDEPFLGLDPLGIRSLLDFMLDLKRSGASILLSSHILSTIENYCDRFIVLHGGRVIAEGTLAEMTAKAGRPGLNLEQLFYELVQGGK; encoded by the coding sequence ATGAGTACAGCTCCTGTATTGGAGATTACGGGCCTCAGCGGAGGCTACAGCCTGAACAAGCCGGTGCTGCATGACATCGGCCTGCAGGTTCAGCCCGGTGAGATGGTCGGGCTGATCGGCCTGAACGGTGCGGGCAAGAGCACCACAATGAAGCATATCCTGGGGCTGATGTCCCCGCATAAAGGCGAGATTACCGTACAGGGCAAGACACGCAGCAGCGACCCCGAGAGCTATCACAGCGCGTTGTCTTTTGTCCCGGAATCGCCACTGCTCTATGAGGAAATGACGGTCCGTGAGCATGTGGAATTTACCGCCAGAGCCTACGGTGTGGACCGCAGCGATTATGAGTCGCGCACTGTCCAGCTGGCTGCACTTTTCAATATGGAGGACAAGATGGATACCTTGTCCTCCCATCTGTCCAAGGGCATGAAGCAGAAGGTCATGATTATGTGTGCTTTTGTAGCGCGTCCTGCCCTGTATGTGATCGACGAGCCGTTCCTCGGCCTGGACCCGCTGGGCATCCGCTCCCTGCTGGATTTCATGCTTGATCTGAAGCGGTCCGGGGCGTCCATTCTGCTCAGCTCGCATATCCTCTCCACGATTGAGAACTATTGTGACCGGTTCATTGTATTGCACGGCGGCAGGGTGATTGCGGAGGGGACGCTCGCCGAGATGACCGCGAAGGCCGGGCGGCCGGGCCTGAATCTGGAGCAGCTGTTCTATGAGCTGGTGCAGGGAGGGAAATGA
- a CDS encoding DEAD/DEAH box helicase, giving the protein MNKASFAAIGIQEDLAARLSEFGITEPSPVQEQTIPLLLEGRDVLAASQTGTGKTLAYLLPLLQGINPDQRSLQKLVLAPTQELAMQILREAERYGAHRGIRAMGLIGGAAIKRQIDKLREHPHLVVGTPGRVRELIGLRKLKMHEVTTIVLDEADQMFQLSGAGEVTKIVSSALRTRQLVMLSATIGPETRLLASREMKNPAEVGIDPGMMTAQSLEHHYVVCEERNKIDMLRRVLRHYKPERAIVFVNATETIAEVTAKLNHLGLPAAALYGDADKVTRASVLARFRDGKFKVLVASDVAARGLDIEKLTLVVSFDPAFDSEHYVHRAGRTGRMGKRGLSVTIVTEQQTFIMRKFARELDIQLDEREMAFGQALQQGERAGLRGGGGPAPRSGKPQARISAAGTAAGGAGGLPAGQPGEAAARSEGPVRREQHRPGQAAGARGAAGGPGGGGKARSQAERDRNRKNKGAPKWLKNKTPRGDGQ; this is encoded by the coding sequence ATGAATAAAGCTTCTTTTGCGGCGATCGGCATCCAGGAGGACCTTGCTGCCCGGTTGTCTGAATTCGGCATTACCGAACCATCCCCTGTACAGGAGCAGACGATTCCGCTTCTGCTGGAAGGAAGAGATGTTCTGGCCGCATCCCAGACAGGCACAGGCAAGACGCTGGCTTACCTGCTGCCGCTGCTGCAAGGGATTAACCCGGACCAGCGCTCCCTGCAGAAGCTGGTCCTGGCCCCGACCCAGGAGCTGGCGATGCAGATTCTCCGCGAGGCGGAGCGCTACGGGGCGCACCGCGGTATCCGGGCCATGGGGCTGATCGGCGGGGCGGCGATTAAGCGCCAGATTGACAAGCTGCGGGAGCACCCTCACCTGGTGGTAGGCACACCGGGACGCGTGAGGGAGCTGATCGGGCTGCGCAAGCTGAAGATGCATGAGGTGACTACGATTGTGCTCGATGAGGCAGATCAGATGTTCCAGCTCAGCGGCGCCGGTGAAGTGACGAAGATCGTCAGCAGCGCACTGCGCACCCGGCAATTGGTCATGCTGTCGGCCACGATCGGCCCGGAGACCCGGCTGCTGGCCAGCCGGGAGATGAAGAATCCGGCCGAGGTCGGCATCGATCCCGGCATGATGACGGCCCAGAGCCTGGAGCATCACTACGTCGTGTGCGAGGAACGGAACAAGATCGACATGCTGCGCCGGGTCCTCCGTCATTATAAGCCGGAGCGGGCGATTGTCTTCGTCAACGCCACCGAGACGATTGCCGAGGTAACGGCCAAGCTGAACCATCTGGGGCTGCCGGCCGCTGCACTGTACGGCGATGCGGATAAGGTGACGCGCGCGAGCGTGCTGGCCCGCTTCCGGGACGGCAAGTTCAAGGTGCTGGTCGCCAGCGACGTGGCGGCGCGCGGTCTGGACATTGAGAAGCTGACGCTGGTCGTCAGCTTCGATCCGGCCTTCGACTCCGAGCACTATGTCCACCGTGCCGGACGGACCGGGCGCATGGGCAAGCGCGGGCTGTCCGTAACGATCGTTACGGAGCAGCAGACGTTCATCATGCGCAAATTCGCCCGCGAGCTGGATATCCAGCTGGACGAGCGGGAGATGGCCTTCGGCCAGGCGCTGCAGCAGGGCGAGCGCGCCGGGCTTAGGGGCGGCGGCGGACCTGCGCCGCGCTCCGGCAAGCCGCAGGCGCGGATCTCGGCGGCTGGCACAGCCGCCGGAGGGGCCGGAGGCTTGCCGGCCGGGCAGCCGGGGGAAGCGGCTGCCCGCAGTGAGGGGCCAGTGCGGCGTGAGCAGCACCGGCCGGGACAGGCCGCCGGCGCGCGCGGCGCGGCGGGAGGGCCCGGGGGCGGGGGCAAGGCCCGCAGCCAGGCGGAGCGGGACAGGAACCGCAAGAATAAAGGAGCCCCGAAATGGCTCAAGAACAAAACCCCGAGAGGTGACGGTCAATGA
- a CDS encoding SDR family oxidoreductase, with protein MKLQGKIVVITGASSGIGALTAQMLSERGAVPVLLARSEDKLRALASELKGECSWFVCDVTDEAEVNRTMEAVLDRYGRIDILLNNAGYGKFAAFTGMEPDEFAAMMDVNYMGIVRCTKAVVPHMLARGSGQIVNVASMAGKIGTARSVAYTATKHAVLGFTNALRQELRKSGITVSAVNPGPIATDFFKTADPSGNYERSVSRIIMTPEHVSAKMVKLMEKGKEEVDLPGLAGFGIRLYGLFPRLADKLTYSMMNRK; from the coding sequence ATGAAGTTGCAGGGCAAGATTGTGGTGATTACGGGCGCTTCCAGCGGAATCGGCGCACTTACGGCGCAGATGCTGAGCGAACGCGGGGCTGTCCCGGTGCTGCTGGCCCGTTCGGAGGACAAGCTCCGGGCGCTTGCCTCAGAGCTGAAGGGCGAATGCAGCTGGTTCGTCTGTGATGTGACCGATGAGGCGGAGGTTAACCGGACGATGGAAGCGGTGCTGGACCGGTACGGGCGGATTGACATTCTGCTGAACAATGCGGGGTACGGCAAATTCGCTGCTTTTACCGGGATGGAGCCGGATGAGTTCGCTGCCATGATGGATGTGAACTACATGGGAATCGTCCGCTGCACCAAGGCTGTAGTTCCGCATATGCTGGCGCGCGGCAGCGGCCAGATCGTGAATGTGGCCTCGATGGCCGGCAAGATCGGCACAGCCCGCTCGGTTGCCTATACCGCGACCAAGCATGCCGTTCTCGGATTTACCAATGCGCTCCGCCAGGAGCTGCGCAAGAGCGGGATTACCGTATCAGCCGTGAATCCCGGACCGATCGCCACCGACTTCTTCAAAACCGCCGATCCTTCCGGCAATTATGAGCGGAGCGTCAGCCGGATCATCATGACTCCGGAGCATGTGTCCGCGAAGATGGTCAAGCTGATGGAGAAGGGCAAGGAGGAAGTGGATCTTCCCGGTCTGGCGGGGTTCGGCATCCGTCTCTATGGCTTATTCCCCCGGCTGGCGGATAAGCTGACCTACAGCATGATGAACAGAAAGTGA
- a CDS encoding chemotaxis protein CheX, which translates to MKAEVINPFLESARTVIEQVIQVSPSTGMLGIKDIELIDNHIWIQVGMTGQLSGNIIFGIAEQVALKMVSVMMGGYVITEMDEMGQSAISELGNMISGNASTILSNQGVAVDITPPRLVKSEGMSVLPRKALSIPLMMEGIGELDIQVMIS; encoded by the coding sequence ATGAAAGCAGAAGTTATTAATCCGTTTCTAGAGTCTGCACGAACCGTAATTGAGCAAGTAATCCAAGTCTCGCCATCCACCGGTATGCTGGGAATCAAGGACATTGAACTGATCGATAATCATATATGGATTCAAGTGGGAATGACAGGTCAGCTCAGCGGGAATATTATCTTCGGGATTGCTGAACAGGTGGCGCTGAAGATGGTGTCGGTGATGATGGGCGGTTATGTGATTACAGAGATGGATGAAATGGGCCAGAGTGCCATCTCCGAGCTGGGCAATATGATCAGCGGCAATGCCAGTACTATTCTCTCCAATCAGGGGGTAGCAGTAGACATTACTCCGCCGCGGCTGGTGAAGTCGGAGGGTATGTCCGTTCTGCCGCGTAAGGCGCTCAGCATTCCGCTGATGATGGAAGGCATCGGAGAGCTTGATATTCAGGTAATGATCTCTTAA